A portion of the Sphingobacterium spiritivorum genome contains these proteins:
- a CDS encoding histidine kinase translates to MIVRKAYFIFLILFFLFVFSCRQKEERNQDQKTKSNVTAQKDYLSLIIAMDTLSSGAYKKVLNREYNLLNHNTDTANNPFYHYFKARMYMQDKLRDSALMEYEKMKGKNPDDDIELLKTVNMLDYTINNGVTVSASVMKKIVNGLETAERRQSRFIYRFYDLLAKAYFQNDNEKVSLGYAESYYEKHPYKSHPVIEQRYYDISFLLASRLGDYEKMKLYNDKARKLAKSIHDSLAIARTYDNEAQVYVRQMKYDKALASSRTYFNYLKKTNNLNDIAYNNLATSFIHNRQADSAIYYYKEAIAFAKKNPAGKQKPVYYRGLINAYKMVGAHVEALEVAEQAYDLELSNLKEIDAVKVAEIHEKYEAEKKDRNIAELSNRNVLNEKIIQQQRWTLVLASLVFIGILSFLYIIQRQYRLKEKNKLLQSENQRLNIEQKLLQVQLNPHFIFNAIANLQSLIATGDSKESVRYLTAFSRLLRNVLEQNRQDFISLEEEITSLRNYLELQQMRFVGLFEYEISVDEDTAAERTFIPPMLIQPFVENAIEHGFRNIPYKGLLKLSFSVRDQQMQIVVDDNGTGFTEKGKSEHKKQSLASIILKERLEVLFKSKGEEAKFETQDKKQFGENGVVVNIVIPEMKD, encoded by the coding sequence ATGATTGTAAGAAAAGCATATTTTATTTTTCTGATTTTGTTTTTCCTGTTTGTCTTTTCCTGCAGGCAAAAGGAAGAAAGAAATCAGGATCAGAAAACAAAATCCAACGTAACCGCTCAAAAGGATTATCTGTCTCTGATCATTGCTATGGATACGTTATCTTCAGGAGCGTATAAAAAAGTGCTTAACCGGGAATACAACCTGCTGAATCACAATACAGATACTGCTAATAATCCATTTTACCATTATTTCAAAGCAAGAATGTATATGCAGGACAAGCTGCGGGACAGTGCATTGATGGAATATGAAAAAATGAAAGGAAAAAATCCGGATGATGATATTGAATTATTGAAAACAGTTAATATGCTGGATTATACAATCAATAACGGGGTGACAGTGAGTGCATCTGTGATGAAAAAGATTGTTAATGGACTGGAAACAGCGGAGCGTCGTCAGAGTCGTTTTATATACCGTTTTTACGACCTGTTAGCCAAGGCATATTTTCAGAATGATAATGAAAAGGTTTCCTTAGGATATGCTGAAAGTTATTATGAAAAACATCCGTATAAATCACACCCTGTGATTGAACAGCGTTATTATGATATTTCATTTTTGCTGGCCTCCCGTTTGGGAGATTATGAAAAAATGAAGTTGTATAATGACAAGGCCCGCAAGCTCGCCAAAAGCATACATGATAGTCTGGCTATAGCCCGCACATATGATAATGAAGCCCAGGTATACGTGCGCCAGATGAAATATGATAAGGCACTGGCCAGTAGCCGGACTTATTTTAATTACCTGAAAAAGACGAATAACCTGAATGATATTGCTTATAATAATCTGGCCACCAGCTTTATTCATAACAGGCAGGCAGACTCCGCAATCTATTATTATAAAGAAGCGATTGCATTTGCTAAAAAGAATCCCGCCGGAAAACAAAAACCTGTTTATTACAGAGGGTTGATTAATGCATATAAGATGGTGGGGGCTCATGTAGAAGCACTGGAAGTGGCTGAACAGGCTTATGATCTGGAATTGAGTAACCTGAAAGAGATTGATGCGGTGAAAGTTGCAGAAATACATGAAAAGTATGAAGCGGAGAAAAAGGACCGTAATATCGCAGAGCTGAGTAACCGGAATGTGCTCAATGAAAAGATCATTCAGCAACAACGGTGGACGCTTGTACTGGCATCCCTTGTGTTCATCGGTATATTGTCATTCCTGTATATTATCCAGCGTCAGTATCGCCTGAAAGAAAAAAATAAACTTTTGCAATCAGAAAATCAGCGATTGAATATTGAACAAAAGTTGCTTCAGGTACAGCTTAACCCTCATTTTATTTTCAATGCCATTGCCAATTTACAGAGTCTTATTGCGACCGGAGACTCCAAGGAATCTGTGCGTTATCTAACGGCTTTTTCAAGACTGCTTCGTAATGTGCTGGAACAAAACAGACAAGACTTTATTAGTCTGGAAGAAGAAATCACATCGCTGCGAAATTATCTTGAATTGCAACAGATGAGATTTGTAGGGCTTTTCGAATACGAGATTAGTGTTGATGAAGATACTGCTGCCGAAAGGACCTTTATTCCTCCAATGCTGATTCAGCCATTTGTTGAAAATGCAATAGAGCATGGTTTCAGAAACATTCCATACAAAGGCTTATTGAAGTTATCCTTTAGTGTCAGGGATCAGCAGATGCAGATTGTTGTGGATGATAACGGTACAGGATTTACGGAAAAAGGTAAAAGCGAGCATAAGAAACAGTCTCTTGCGAGTATTATCCTTAAAGAAAGATTAGAGGTACTCTTTAAATCCAAAGGAGAAGAAGCAAAATTTGAAACACAGGATAAAAAACAATTTGGAGAAAATGGAGTAGTAGTAAATATTGTAATTCCTGAAATGAAAGATTAA
- a CDS encoding tetratricopeptide repeat protein, whose translation MKLILTCILIMTLSTSFAQYSKEDSIRMETLEDQIEEASQQDDNVLKASLYEELLQIAPKNGRYLNNAGTTYFHLEDYQKAKEKFRLAVLYAPEKQALYFTNLSAAFAKLEDWERAYDYARRALETEETDLTLFNAASHANNAGKTNACLQILNNATIPLTADVQSLYARSYMTLGDPTKAIEHYELFFRSYDITSAVAKDINMDDERSNLYQSYLYELSLKAYQNIPMDPDWQRMTNLYITLMNTAQKRAVTWTGTLSRMNEILPLQPAYKKNFKDLMYAYKGLNEEEKIWSRYMLKDSAEANVMAQKWIHDHQNTQDYRQNQRIRRIIFYLALDEYLCQWSKSKQHDTSVLKELTGIFSTLFDKEKLHTSTSNLLQDDFLPPTFQEIAKKLKQTFANRKDALPLIEGFIYALPDSQVKTEMIKEIPK comes from the coding sequence ATGAAATTGATCCTTACGTGTATACTAATCATGACGTTGTCCACTTCCTTTGCCCAATACAGCAAGGAAGACAGTATACGTATGGAGACACTGGAAGATCAGATAGAAGAAGCATCCCAGCAAGATGATAATGTTCTAAAAGCCAGTCTGTATGAGGAGCTGCTACAGATCGCTCCAAAAAACGGCCGGTATCTTAACAATGCAGGAACTACATATTTCCACCTGGAAGATTATCAGAAAGCAAAAGAAAAATTCAGACTGGCAGTTTTATACGCTCCGGAAAAGCAAGCACTGTATTTCACAAACCTGAGTGCTGCCTTTGCGAAGCTGGAAGACTGGGAAAGGGCATACGACTATGCCCGAAGAGCTCTGGAAACTGAAGAAACAGATCTCACGCTATTTAATGCGGCTTCTCATGCAAATAATGCAGGAAAAACAAATGCCTGTCTTCAGATACTCAACAACGCAACTATTCCTTTAACGGCAGACGTACAAAGTTTATATGCCAGAAGCTACATGACTCTCGGAGATCCGACTAAAGCTATTGAACACTATGAATTATTCTTCAGATCGTATGATATAACATCGGCAGTTGCTAAGGATATCAATATGGACGATGAACGCAGCAATCTGTATCAATCTTATTTATACGAACTTTCCCTGAAAGCATATCAGAATATCCCTATGGATCCTGACTGGCAACGCATGACAAATCTGTATATCACACTCATGAATACAGCACAAAAAAGAGCAGTAACCTGGACTGGTACATTAAGTCGTATGAATGAAATATTGCCGTTACAACCTGCTTATAAAAAGAACTTTAAGGATCTGATGTATGCATATAAAGGTTTGAATGAGGAAGAAAAAATCTGGAGCCGATATATGCTGAAGGATTCGGCTGAGGCAAATGTGATGGCTCAAAAGTGGATTCATGATCATCAGAATACGCAGGATTACAGGCAAAATCAACGAATAAGAAGAATAATCTTTTATCTTGCTCTGGATGAGTATCTCTGCCAATGGAGTAAGTCCAAACAGCATGACACATCAGTACTTAAAGAGTTGACAGGGATATTTTCAACACTATTTGATAAAGAGAAGCTTCATACAAGTACCTCAAATCTGCTCCAGGACGATTTCTTACCTCCTACATTTCAGGAGATAGCAAAAAAACTTAAACAAACATTTGCAAACAGGAAAGATGCTTTACCCCTTATAGAAGGATTTATATATGCACTTCCAGACAGTCAGGTCAAGACAGAGATGATCAAAGAAATACCTAAGTAA